The window ACCGAAACCAAGCTGATCCACCACGCCATCCGCATCGCCGCGTTCAACACCGCACAATCGCTGGCGCGGGCGATCCTCACCGACACCGGCTACACCCGCGGCGACGACGAAGCCCACACCCTGATCCGCACCGCACTGGCCGGCTCCGGCGACATCATCCCCGACCACGACACCAACACCCTGCACATCCGCCTCGACCCGCTACCAGCGCCCCGCCACACCGCCGCCATCGACGAACTCTGCCAAGCACTCAACGACACCAACACCGTCTACCCCGGCACCGACCTGACCCTGCGCTACAGCATCAAATCCCACCGACGACCGCACACCAATTCTTGAGCTACGTCAGGAGTCCTGGTGTCTGGGACGGTATCGACGCCGCCACGGTGTTCATGGACCTCGCGCATGCCGGGCCGCGCACACGCTGCACCGCATCACCAACCAGGTGATCGACCCACGCGGCGAGCGCGCTTGGAGCGCTGCTACGTCGGTGTGTCGACATGGCCTCGTCGACGAATGGGTTGCCGGGATCAGGCGGGCGGGTAGACGCCCATACCCTTGGCCTTCTCGGTCTGCCAGAAGATGTCGGAGATCTTGTCGATGGTCGCCAGCAGCTTCTCGGCGACGGCGACGTCGAGCGACTTCTTCACGTCACCCGCGCCGTGCACGCCGTCCCAGAACAGCTGGTGCAGGTTGGGGAACTGCTCGAAGTGCTCCTTGGCGAAGAAGTCGGCCCACAGCACCATCAGGTGATGCTTGACCTCCTCGGCCCGCTGCTCCTTGATGATGATGGCGCGGGTCTTGAAGTGCTCGTCGTCGGAGTCGTGGTACTTCTGGAGCGTCTTCAGGCACGAGAGTGCCTCGATCTTGGCCTGCGCGGGGTCA is drawn from Candidatus Mycolicibacterium alkanivorans and contains these coding sequences:
- the sodN gene encoding superoxide dismutase, Ni — its product is MLQRLFADATEAHAHCDLYCGVYDPAQAKIEALSCLKTLQKYHDSDDEHFKTRAIIIKEQRAEEVKHHLMVLWADFFAKEHFEQFPNLHQLFWDGVHGAGDVKKSLDVAVAEKLLATIDKISDIFWQTEKAKGMGVYPPA